A stretch of DNA from Fusobacterium mortiferum ATCC 9817:
AATAAAAGATCCACTTTCAAATAGAAAAGGAGAGGAAGATAATAACTTTGTATATCTTCACGATTTAACTTCTACTTGTAATGAGGTAGCAGGGAAAAAAGCACCTGATTTCTTTGATGGAGAATCATTATTACCTATTTTAAGAGAGGGAAAAAATAATGATAGAAAAGGTGTATTAGGACAACTTGCTGGACATTTTGTGGCTTTTGAACAAAGAATGTGGAGAAGAGATGATTATAAACTTATCTTCAATGCCACTGATGTTGGAGAACTATATGATCTAAAAAATGACCCACAAGAGTTACACAATTTATTCTATGATGAGAAGTATTCTAAAATAAAAAGAGAGATGTTAGAAGAACTTCATGCTGAAATGGTAAAGATCAAAGATCCACTAGAAAACTGGTTATATAGAATAATCTATGAAATTTAATAGAGTTTAAATAAAAGGAGTTGTGGCAAATGATTTGTGACAACTCCTTTAAAATAAATTCTTGTAAAAAAGTGATAAAAGTGGTATTATCATAATAATTGGAAAATATTATGATGGAGGAATCTTATGTTATTAGGAAAAGAGAGGATTCCACTGTACTATCAATTAGCAGAGATTATAATAGGAGAGATAGAGAGTAAAGGGTTACATGAAAATGATAGGTTACCTGCTGAAAGAGAGTACTGTGAGAAATATAAATTAAGTAGATCAACAGTAAGGCAAGCTATAGATTATTTGGAGAAAAAGGGATATATATATAAAATTCAAGGAAGTGGAACTTTTGTTTCCTCTCAAAGATTAAAACAAAAACTTTTAAAATTTTATAGTTTTACAGAGGAAATGAAAAAACAAGGTAAAGTTCCTGAATCTAAAATTTTATCTTTTAAAGAAGTTGAAGCTAGTGAAAAAATTTCTAAAGAATTAAATATTGAAAAAGGAGATAAGGTTTTTGAACTGATAAGGCTTAGATTGGCAGATGGAGAGGAAATTATGTATGAAAAAACATACCTACCTGTGAAAAAATTTCCAAATTTATCAAAAAAAGATTTGCTAATTAGTCCATTATATGATATCCTACAAAGTAGATACAAGATGATATTCACAAAAGCCATTGAGAGATTTTCATTAGAAATTTCTGACAAAAAGGTTGCTGATGTACTTTCAATAGTAGAGGGAACACCAGTTATAAAGCTTCAGAGATGGACATATACAGGAATAGAGATTATCGAGTACACCATAAGTTCAGTTAGAGGAGATAGATTCGAATTTGAAGTTGAACTTGAGGAAGAGCAAAATAACAGACTCTAACGGGTCTGATTTTAATTAAAATAAAATTGGTACGGACAACAGTATAAATTTTAGGAGGAGAAGATGAATTATTTTGTAGGAATAGACATAGGTGGGACAAATGTTGAGATAGGTATTTTAAATGCTCAAGGAGATATTTTAGGAAAAGAGAGTATAAAAACTGAATCTAAAAAAGGAGCAGAGGATACTTTTAATAGAATTTGGAATAAGACAAAGGAATTAGCTGAAAAATTAAAAATTAAGGTAGAGGATATAGAAGCTATAGGATTAGGGATACCTGGACCAGTAGTGAATAACTCAGTGGTAAAAATAGCAGCAAACTTTTCATGGAATAACGATTTTCCTGCTAAGGATTTGATGGAGAAGGTAACAGGAAAACCAGTAAAAGTTGGAAATGATGTTAAGGTAATAGCTTTAGGAGAAACACTTTTTGGAGCTGGAAAAGGGTATAAAAATAGTATAACAATACCAATAGGAACAGGAATAGCAGCTGGAATAATAATAGATGGAAAAATATTAGAAGGAGCTGGAGGAGCAGCTGGAGAGTTTGGACATGTAGTGGTAAATAAAGAGGGGTATAAATGTGGTTGTGGACTTACTGGTTGTTTAGAAACTTATTGCTCAGCTACTGGTATAGTTAGAGAGGGAAGAAGAAGATTAGAGCTAGATAAAAATAATGCCTTATATGAAGTAATAGGTGGAGATTTAGAAAAACTAGAAGCAAAGCATATATTTGATTTAGCTAAAAAAGGAGATAAATTTTCAAGTGAGATTGTAGATTTCTTCTGTGAAAAATTAGCTGAAGGGGTAGGAATGCTTTTAAATATAATCAATCCAGAAATAATAATATTTACTGGTGGTGTAGCAAGAGCAGGAGAGATAATTACAGATGGTGTAAAAAAATATCTACCTAAATATGCATTAGGAATGACAATGGAAAACCTTATTTTTACATTTGGTAAGTTAGAAGAGGAAGCGGGAATAAAGGGAGCAGCAGCCCTTGTAATGAATAAATAAAATAAATTGAGGATAAAAGGAGAAAAAAGATGGAATTTAAAAATTGTGTAACTTGGCAAGAAATAATTCAACAACCTTCTATTTGGAGAGAGGAACTAGAAATAGTAAAAAATAACCTTAAGTCAATAGGAGCTTTTATTGAAAAAGTTCAAGGAAAAAAAGTAAAAGTAGTTTTTACAGGGGCAGGTTCTTCTGAATTTGTAGGAAATACTCTTTGTTCATATGTAAACAGCAAAGTAGATATAGATGTTTTATCAGTACCAACTACTGATATAGTATCTATGCCAGAACAATATTTAGAAGCAGATACAGCTACTATATTAGTTTCATGTGCTAGATCAGGGAATTCTCCTGAAAGTGTAGCTACAGTAAACCTAGCTGATAAATTAGTGAAAAATATTTATCACATCTTTATAACTTGTAATCCAGAAGGACATTTAGCAAAAATTTCTAAAGAGGGAGATAATAAATATCTTCTACTAATGCCTGAAAAAACAAATGATAAGGGATTTGCTATGACAGGAAGTTTCTCATCAATGGTAGTAGCAGGGGTATTAGTTTTACTAAGAAAAGATTTTGCTGAAATGGAAAGAAAAGTTACTTATGTAGCTAACTTAGTAGAAAAAAATCTAGAAAAAATATTAGCAGATGCTGAAACAATAACTGACTTAGATATAGAGAGAATAGTTTATTTAGGAGATGGAGCTTTAAAAGGATTAGCTGAAGAGGTATCTTTAAAAGTTCTAGAGTTAACAGGTGGAAAATTGGCTTCTTTCTATAACACATTTTTAGGATTTAGACATGGACCTAAATCAATAGTAAATGATAAAACAGCTATCGTATGTATGATGTCAAATAATCCATATACAAGAATATATGAATTAGACCTTTTAAAAGAGTTTAAAAATGAAGGTGGAAAGAAAAAAATAATCGTACTAGATACTGTATGTGATGAAGAGGTAAAAAATAACTGTGATTATTACTTCTCATTTGCTGATGAAAAACTAGGAGAGATTGAAGAGGTATTTGCGGGATTAGGATACCTAGTATATGGACAATTAATATCTTTAGTAAAATCTGCAAAATTAGGAATTAACCCTGATAATCCATGTCCTACAGGAGAGGTTAACAGAGTAGTTAAAGGTGTAATTATCCATGAATATAATAAATAATTTTTTAAAAAAGTAAATTTAAAATTTTAATAGATTTATAGGAGGAAAAAATGTTAGTATCAACAAGACAATTATTATTAGATGCTCAAAAAGGAAAATATGCTGTACCAGCTTTTAACGTACATAATATGGAAACAATTCAAACAGTAGTAGAGGCAGCTGTAGAGTTAAGATCTCCAATTATAGTTGCTGCAACTCCAGGAACAATGAAATATGCAGGACCAGAGTTTTTTATAAAACTTGTAGAAATTTGTGCAAATAAATATGATATCCCTATTGCTATGCACTTAGACCATCATGAGAGCTATGATGAGATAGTAAACGCTATTCAATTAGGAACTAAGTCAGCTATGATAGATGCTTCTCACTTTGATTTTGAAGAGAATATCAGAAGAGTTAAAGAGGTAGTAGATTATGCTCATAGATTTGATGTAACAGTAGAGGGAGAGTTAGGAGTTCTTGGAGGACAAGAGGACGACTTAGTAAGAGATGATAAAGATAGCAAATATACTAATCCAGTTCAAGCTAAAGAGTATGTAGAGAGAACAGGAATTGATTCTCTAGCAGTAGCTATTGGAACAGCTCATGGAGTATATAAAGAGGAGCCAAAATTAGATTTCGAAAGACTTGCAGAGATAAGAGCAGTTGTAGATGTACCATTAGTATTACACGGAGCTTCTGGAGTACCAGCTGATCAAGTTAAAAAAGCTATTGAATTAGGAATTACAAAAGTAAATATTGCAACAGAGTTAAAGATGCCATTTGCTGAAAAATTAAGAGAAGTATTAGTAAATAAACCAAATGAAAGCGACCCTAGAAAATATTTTGGACCAGCTAAAGAGGTTATGAAAAAAGTTGCTATGGAAAAAATCTTAATGTGTGGAAGTAACGGGAAAGCATAATGAGTAGAGTATTAACAGTTACTTTAAACCCAGCTATTGATGTGAGATATAATGTTGAAAATTTTAGATTAGGAAATGTCAACAGAACTCAAGGGATAGAAAAAAATGCTGGTGGAAAAGGAATAAATGTAAGTAGAATAATAAACCTTTTAGGTGGAGATATATTAGCAACAGGTATAGTTGGTGGATTTACAGGAAAACTTTTCTTAAAAAAATTAAATGAAAACTCTATAAAAAACAATTTTTTAGAGAGTGAGTATGAAACAAGAACATGTATTGCTATAATTGATGAGAAAATAGATGGAATTACAGAGATCCTAGAGTCTGGAAAAGGAGATATGGAAGTTTGTAATCTATTTATAAAAAAATATTTAGAAATATTAGAAGATAAAGAGATTAAAGTAATATGTGGTTCTGGAAGTTTACTAAAGGGAATAGACCCATTAGTTTATAATACTCTTATTGAAGAGGGAAATAAAAGAGGTATAAAATTTATTCTTGATACAAGTGGAAGTACACTAGTAAAGGGAATAGAAGCTAAGCCTTTCCTTATAAAACCTAATCAAGAGGAGTTAGAGGATATTTTAGGAAGAAAATTAAACTCTATTGAAGAGATAGCAGATGCAGCTAGAGAGCTTATGAAAAAAGGAGCTGAAAATGTTATGGTAACTCTTGGAGGAGCAGGAGCCTTACTTATAACACCAGAGAGAGTATATAGAGGAACATTTCCTAAAGTAGAGATAAAAAATACTGTTGGTTCAGGAGATTCAACAGTAGGGGGATTTGCTTATGCACTTTCTCAAGGAAAAGATTTAGCAGAGTGCTTTAGATTAGGAATAGCTTGTGGAACTACTAACGCTATGTTAGATTCTACAGGAACAATAGATATGGATATTTTAAATAATATTCTACCTAAAATAGAGATAAAATAGCTTTATAATAAAAGGAAAAAGTTTATTGTATTACCCTATAGGTTAACAAAACTTTTTCCTTTTTTCTTAAAGTAATTTACTGGCTAGGTAGTTACTATTATTCATTTAAACCAAAGTATTTCCCAGGAGAAACTCCCTCATATTTCCTAAAGATTCTTATAAAAGTATTTGAACTATTGTATCCAATTCTTTCGGCTAAATCTTTTATTTTAATATCTTTATTTTCAGCCATAATCTCTTTGGCTTTTTCTATCCTATAGATATTTAGATAGTTTTTAAAATTATCCCCCATAACTTTTTTAAATAAAATACTTGTATATTTAAAAGAGTGTCCTAGATAATCAGCAAGATTATCAAGAGAGATATCTATATGGTAATTATCTTCAAGATATTTTTCTATTTTATTTTTTATATCAGAGTTATCATCTTCATCTTTTTCTTTAGCTATTTTACATACATCTAGAATTTTTTCTTCAAATTTTTCTCTAAGCTCTTTTAAATCATTGGCTCTTAAAATTTCTTCACTACTAAAAATTTTAGGGTCAATATCTGAATTCATCTCTTTTAATTGAATTAAAATTCTTCCTAAACTATTATAAAGAAGCCCACTAAATTCTTTTAAATGTTTTTTATCAATATCTGCTGTGTTACTCTCATCAAATATTTCATCTAAGATTCTTTTAATTCCTATCTCATTAGCATTTAAAGTTTTAGTTATAAGCTTAGCTTCTATCTCAATAGGATAGTAATATTTCTTAGTTTGAGTTTCGTCTAAATCTTTAAGGAAAATAACTCTTTTTTGTTTGAATACAAACTTGTAATCTAATATTTTTTTAGCTTCTTTGTATGCTCTTGGCATCTCATTTAATTTAGCATATTCTTTTGTAATAGCAATAGAAAATGTCAATTTGAAGTTTCTTTCACAATGATTAGCAAGACAGATCATTACCTCTTCTAACTCTTCTTCGCTAAGTTTATCTTCTAAAATAATAGCAATACTCTTATAGTCTATATCTACTATTTCATAAATAACTTCCTCTTCAAAATATTTAGAAACAAACTCTTTAGAGATTTTAATCTTATCATAAATATTATCTGTAACTTCTACATCTAAAATTTCAAGAATTAAAACTCTATAGTTTTTTAAATTTAAAACAGGGATATTTGAGATAATATCTTGAATACTTTCTAAATTATTTAATCCAAGTAAAAAATCTTTAATTTTTTTTCTGTTTTGATAAACTTTCATATCACTAATAGTATATTCAAGATTTTTATTTTCTAATGTGATTTCCTCAATCTTCTGTTCTATAAATTTTACTTCTTGCTTGATATTTTTTCCTGAATAACCAATTTTAGTAGCTAAACTTCTAACAGGCTCAATTATAAAAAGTTTTAATAGATAGCATAAAAAGTATAATATTCCTGCTATTACAATAAGTTTAAATAATTCATAAGAAAAAATTTCAACCCTATTAATTTTAGGGAAACTATATATAAAATCACCGTTAAAATAACTTATTTTAAATTTAATCATTTTTTCTGGAATAATATCAGAAAAAGGAGGTTTTTTTCCTAGATTGATATTAAAATTTCCGTTAGTCAGATACCAGTTATCTAATTCAAAATATATTTCTGAAAAAAAGCTTCTCTATCTAAAGAGATTATCCAATAAATATTACTATTTTTCTCAAAACTTCCTTGATAAAATACAAAATTTATTTTTTCTCCCACTTTATTAAGAAATTTTTGTTTTTCTTCTAAATTTTCAGGAAAATCATTGTATTTGAAATATTGAGTTTTATCCATAACTCCTAAATTGGAAAAAACTAAATTTTCATTTTTTTCAAAAAATTCTATTGAAAATCCAAGTCTATTATATATAGTATTAGTTTTTTTCAAATATTCATAAAGTTTAATTCTCTTATATCTTTTTTCACTAATAGAAGAGTTTTCAGAAAAATATGCTTTAAATTGTGAACTAGTTTTTAACTCATAAAGAGTAATATTAAGAAAATTTAATTTTTTATCAATGCTCTGGTAAAGCTCTTCGGCTTTTTGTAAATTTTCTTTTTGGGTTTGATTGAGTATTTTATTAGTATTATAGATAGTCAATAAAAATATAATAAGGAAAACAAATATTGGAATAAGTTTATTTGAAATTTTATTCCAATACTCTTTTTTTAAAATAGTTTTCATAACACTCTCCTAAGCATAAAGTTAATTACTAGAAATAAATCTCTCATAAGCTTTTTGGTTTATTTCTAATGCTTCATTTAATCCAATATGTTTTAATTCTTTTAAAAAATTATCATATGTAGTATCGAAGTCTTCAACTCCTAATATCCATCTTTGACACATATCTTTAACAAAGGTATCTAATTTAGGTTTTATAGTTTGCAATTTTTCATTTTCAGCTAAGGTATATTTTAGTGTAGGCATAGGTTCTACTAAGAAGCCTTCTTGAGTATATCTTTTCATCCAAAAATTTGCATCAGTTTCTCCCCAAGCTTTTTCATACTCATAATCTTGAGGACCACCTATTCTAAATTGAACTCCCTCTTCTCTTAAAACTTGTAGAGGAGTTCTATTTTTATCCTTCATAACCTTCTTAGTAAAATATTTATTTCCATCAATATCTTTTAGAAATGTATCTCCCTCAATTCCCCAGTTAGCTAACTCATATCCTTTAGGAGAAAACCAATAATCAAAGTATTTTATAATAGATATAGGATCTTGAGCTGATTTAGTTATTCCCCAGCCACCTAAATAAGTTGGTCTAGCATCTGGAGCATAACGTTTACCTTTATATAGTGGGGGGTCAATAGCTATAAATTCAAAATTATTAACCTCTTCCTTTAATGAGGTATTATATGTACTTGTACTACTAAACCAATCAAATGTAGCTCCACCAAGGTTATTTTTTAAAATATAATCTCTTGTTTGAAACCCTCTTGTAAAAATTTCAGAATCAATTAATTCTTCACTATACCATTTTATAACTTCTCTAATAGCTTCTTTAAATCTTTCTTCTTTAGGACCAAATTTAACTTTATTTTCATCTATATAAAAACTTATTTCAGCTCCAAATAAACCTAAGAGCTCTTTTTCCACAAACTCTGTATTTCTTTCAAAATATGGAATCTCATCAGGTATTCCATTACCATTTGGATCTTGAGTTTTAAAAGCTTTTAAAGTTTTATAAAACTCTTCCATTGTATTAGGAACTTTTAAATTTAAGTTATTAAGCCAATCTCTTCTAATATAGAGCCCCTGGGAAGCTCTCATAGCATACCAATCATAATAATCTGGGATAAAATATATGTTTCCATCTGCAGAAATTGCATCTTTTTTATAACGTGGATATTTTTCAAAAAAAGCTTTAATATTAGGAGCATATTTATCAATTAAATCATTTAGAGGAAGTATTTTTCCATTCATTCCAAGCTCTTCAAGTTTATCTCCTTGACTTAATGAGATGATATCTGGTAACTCTCCAAAGGTAATCATTAAATTAAAAGCTTGTATTTCATCAGCAAGATTTTTTGAACCAATTCCTTTCAATTTAATATTCGTATCTTTAAATGCTTCCTTAAATACAGACCAATTTTCATTAAAAACTAAGTCATTATGTATAGCTAATATTGTAACTTCCAATGGCTTGTCAGTTATTTTTAAATTATCTTGAGAGTATGTTGGAATTATAAAAAAAATAATTTCTAATAAAATAAATAATGTTTTTTTTAATATCATAATCTCTCCTTTTCTTTCAATAAACTGCCACTTAACAAGTATTATTTTATCATAAATTTTTTGTTTTTTCTATGTCAAAATTCTAGAGGATATTTTTATAAAATTTTTTGAAAATATAGACGAAAAAATAATTTGTAAATTTTAATAAATTTTAAATATTAAGAGGAAGATAGACGAAATTATAAAAAATAACTGTTTGATAAGAAAAAAATACAATAAAAAATGAAAATAAAACATCAAAAAAAATGTACAAAAAAAGGAAAAAAATAAAAAATATAAAAAAAATAAACAAACAAAAAGGAGAAGAATACAGAAATAGAAATAATTTTAAAAAAATAACTCTAAAATAAAACATCATCATTATTCTATTTTGTATTGAAAGAGAATAATGATGATTTCGATATTCTATTTTGTATTAAAAAAGAATAATGAAGATTTACATTAAGCCGAAATTTTAATATTATGTTGATGTAAAGTGAAGATAAAAAGAGGGAGGATTAACTATGAAAAAACCAAATTTACTTTTTATATTTGCAGATCAATGGAGAAGAGATGCAATGGGATTTATGAAAAAAGATGAAGTAATAACTCCTAATATTGATTCTTTTGCAGAAGAAGCATTGAGTTTTGATAATGCTATGAGTGCATGTCCACTATGTTCTCCTAATAGAGCTACTATGTTTACTGGAAAATATCCAATAAGTCATGGTGTATGGACAAACTGTAAAAATGGTTTAAATAATGTATTTTTAAAAGAGGAAGAGATTACTCTAATGGATGTTTTAAAAAATAATGGATATACAACAGGGTATATAGGAAAATGGCATCTAGATCTTCCAGAGAGTAATTTAGTAGAAAATCCAAAATCTGGAGCAAGAGATTGGGACGCATATACTCCACCTGGAAAGAAAAGACATGGGGTAGATTATTGGTATTCCTATGGAGCTTATGATCATCACTTAGAACCACACTATTGGAATGATAGTGAGGAAATGATACAGGTAAAACAATGGTCTGTAGAGCATGAAACAGATAGAGCATTAGAGTTTATTGATAAAAACAAGGAAAATCCTTTTGCCTTGATAGTTTCATGGAATCCACCACATACACCACTTGATTTGGTACCACAAAAATATGTAGATATCTATGCTGGTAAAAAATTTAAGGTAAACCCAAATGTTCTTTTAACTGATGTAACTGACCATACAGAGTCAGTAAATCCAAGACTTAATTTCACTGATGATGAGTATCAGGAGATAATGAGAAAATATTTTGCAGCAGTAACTGGAGTAGATGAAAACTTTGGAAGACTATTACAAAAATTAAAAGATGATGGACTTTATGATGATACAATAATCGTTTTAACAGCTGACCATGGAGAGTTACTATGTGCTCATAGACTATGGAGTAAGCATGTATGGTATGAGGAATCAGTAGCAGTTCCTTTTATAATAAAGTATGGAGATAGATATATAAAAGGAAGAACAGAAAGTGTATTAAATGGAGTAGATATAATGCCTACAATACTTTCACTTATGGGGTTACCAATTCCTAATACTGTGGAAGGAGTAGACTTAAAAGAGGTTATACTTACAGGAGATAAGAAAGAAAACTATGCAATACTTTCTGCATATCCTGGACAAGCGAGAGCTGTAAAAGGTTTTGAAGAGGTAGGAGAAAAAAATATAGATTATGGTTGGAGAGCTGTAAGAAGTGAGAGATATACCTATGTAATCAATAGAGGATATAGACTAGATTATGGAGTGGAAAGATTACTTTATGATAATATAGCAGACCCATATCAACTAAATCCAGTAAAAATAGATAAAATAGAAGAAAATCCATTGGCTGAAAAATTTGAGAAAATTTTAAAGGAATGGGCAAATAAGTATCAAGATAATTTTAAATTTTAAATAGTTGTAGGAGGAAATAAGATGGAATTAACTAAAGAGATGAGAGAAAGATTTTCAAAAGATGTAGAATTACCAAGAGAGATGCTATTTGGAGCATTACATGAAGCATTAAAAAAGATAGATGGAAATTGTAAAACATTTATCAATACATACCCAAGACCTTGTAGTACTAACTATATCTATCCTGGAATATTAAATGGAGGAGAATGGGACGACTGGACTAGTGGATTCTGGACAGGAATGTTATGGCTAGCTCATGAAATAACAGGAGAAAAGAGATATAAAAATGTAGCTCAATTTCAAATAAAATTTTATGATGAGAGAATAACAAATAAAGTAGGAGTAAACCATCACGACTTAGGATTTTTATATACTCCATCAGCAGTAGCAGGATATAAAGTAGCGGGATTAGAAAGAGCTAAAGTAGCAGCATTAAAAGCAGCTGATCATCTATTAGGAAGATTTAAAGAAAAAGGAGAATTTATTCAAGCATGGGGAGATTTAGATGATCCTAATGCATATAGATTAATAATAGATTGTAATATGAATGTACCTTTACTATTTTGGGCAACAGAGGTAACAGGAGATCCTAAATATAGAGAGGTAGCTACAAAACATATCAATACAGCAGCAAGTGTAGTGGTAAGAGATGATAGTTCAACACACCACACATTCTTCTTTGACCCAGAAACTGGAAAACCAACAAAAGGAGTAACAGCACAAGGAGCATCAGATGAATCAGCTTGGGCAAGAGGACAAGCATGGGGAGTATATGGATTCCCACTAGCATATAGTTACCTAAAAGATGAAAAATTTGTAACACTATTTAAGAGAGTAACAAACTACTTCTTAAATAAATTACCAGCAGACAGCGTATGTTACTGGGATTTAATGTTTGATGATAATTCTGGAGAAGAGAGAGATACATCAGCAGCAGCAATAGCAGTATGTGGAATGTTAGAGATGTTAAAATATTTACCAGATACAGACCCAGATAAGAAAATTTATAAGAATGCTGTAAATACAATAATGAAATCATTAATAGAGAAATATACAACAAAGGATATAGAATATTCAAACGGATTGTTAACTCAAGCAGTATATAGTAAACCACATGGTTCAGGAGTAGATGAGTGTTGTATATGGGGAGATTACTTCTATATGGAAGCACTAGTAAGAATAATGAAGCCAGAGTGGAAAATGTACTGGTAATAAATTAAAATAATATAGGAATATTGAGGAGAATAAAACAATGGAAACGAATAAAACTATAAGACCTTTTGGTATGAGAGATAAGATAGGTTATCTTTTTGGAGATTTTGGAAACGACGTAATGCTTATATTTGTAAGCCAATTTTTAATGGTATTCTATACACAAGTATGGGGAATGAAGCCAGCAGTAGTAGGAACAATGTTTCTAGTGTCAAGACTAGTAGATGCTTTTACAGATATAACTATGGGAAGAATAGTTGATACTGCTCCACAAGGTAAAGATGGTAAGTTCAAAAAGTGGATAAGAATAATGGCAGCTCCAGTTGCTATTGCAAGTTTCTTAATGTATCAATCATTCTTAAGAGATTATCCAATGATTGTGAAAATAGTATATATGTATATAACTTACTTATTATATGGAAGTATTTGTTTTACTGGAATAAACATTCCTTATGGAGCAATGGCTTCAGCTATAACTGACAAACCAGATGAGAGACAATCACTTATTACATTTAGAGCAATGGGAGCATATATTGGAGAGTTTTTAATAGGATTCTTTGGACCATTAGTAATCTATCAACGTATAATAACAGATGAAGGAGTTCAAGTAGTTATCAGAAATAATGGAAATATATTCCCAGTTGCAGCTGGAGGAATATCTTTAATAGCAATAGTGTGTTACTATATCTGTTATACTTGTACAACAGAACGTATAAAAGTACCTGCATTAAGTAAAGAGGGGGTATCTTTTGCAAGCTCTGTTAAGATGATATTTAGCAACCGTGCTATGATAGGAATACTAGGAGGAACTGTATGTTTAATATTTGGTAACCTATTAACTGGTGGAGTAAATGCTTATCTATATGCTTACTATTTCAAAATGCCAGAAGCACTTTCAACATATAATGCTATTAAATTAGGAGTAGCTTTAGCAATGGCAACAGGAGTTACTTTAGTAGTTAAGAAAATTGGAAGAAGAGAGTCTATCAGCGTGATGGCAGGGCTTGCTTCATTAGTA
This window harbors:
- a CDS encoding GntR family transcriptional regulator yields the protein MLLGKERIPLYYQLAEIIIGEIESKGLHENDRLPAEREYCEKYKLSRSTVRQAIDYLEKKGYIYKIQGSGTFVSSQRLKQKLLKFYSFTEEMKKQGKVPESKILSFKEVEASEKISKELNIEKGDKVFELIRLRLADGEEIMYEKTYLPVKKFPNLSKKDLLISPLYDILQSRYKMIFTKAIERFSLEISDKKVADVLSIVEGTPVIKLQRWTYTGIEIIEYTISSVRGDRFEFEVELEEEQNNRL
- a CDS encoding ROK family protein yields the protein MNYFVGIDIGGTNVEIGILNAQGDILGKESIKTESKKGAEDTFNRIWNKTKELAEKLKIKVEDIEAIGLGIPGPVVNNSVVKIAANFSWNNDFPAKDLMEKVTGKPVKVGNDVKVIALGETLFGAGKGYKNSITIPIGTGIAAGIIIDGKILEGAGGAAGEFGHVVVNKEGYKCGCGLTGCLETYCSATGIVREGRRRLELDKNNALYEVIGGDLEKLEAKHIFDLAKKGDKFSSEIVDFFCEKLAEGVGMLLNIINPEIIIFTGGVARAGEIITDGVKKYLPKYALGMTMENLIFTFGKLEEEAGIKGAAALVMNK
- a CDS encoding SIS domain-containing protein → MEFKNCVTWQEIIQQPSIWREELEIVKNNLKSIGAFIEKVQGKKVKVVFTGAGSSEFVGNTLCSYVNSKVDIDVLSVPTTDIVSMPEQYLEADTATILVSCARSGNSPESVATVNLADKLVKNIYHIFITCNPEGHLAKISKEGDNKYLLLMPEKTNDKGFAMTGSFSSMVVAGVLVLLRKDFAEMERKVTYVANLVEKNLEKILADAETITDLDIERIVYLGDGALKGLAEEVSLKVLELTGGKLASFYNTFLGFRHGPKSIVNDKTAIVCMMSNNPYTRIYELDLLKEFKNEGGKKKIIVLDTVCDEEVKNNCDYYFSFADEKLGEIEEVFAGLGYLVYGQLISLVKSAKLGINPDNPCPTGEVNRVVKGVIIHEYNK
- a CDS encoding tagatose bisphosphate family class II aldolase, with amino-acid sequence MLVSTRQLLLDAQKGKYAVPAFNVHNMETIQTVVEAAVELRSPIIVAATPGTMKYAGPEFFIKLVEICANKYDIPIAMHLDHHESYDEIVNAIQLGTKSAMIDASHFDFEENIRRVKEVVDYAHRFDVTVEGELGVLGGQEDDLVRDDKDSKYTNPVQAKEYVERTGIDSLAVAIGTAHGVYKEEPKLDFERLAEIRAVVDVPLVLHGASGVPADQVKKAIELGITKVNIATELKMPFAEKLREVLVNKPNESDPRKYFGPAKEVMKKVAMEKILMCGSNGKA
- the pfkB gene encoding 1-phosphofructokinase, whose product is MSRVLTVTLNPAIDVRYNVENFRLGNVNRTQGIEKNAGGKGINVSRIINLLGGDILATGIVGGFTGKLFLKKLNENSIKNNFLESEYETRTCIAIIDEKIDGITEILESGKGDMEVCNLFIKKYLEILEDKEIKVICGSGSLLKGIDPLVYNTLIEEGNKRGIKFILDTSGSTLVKGIEAKPFLIKPNQEELEDILGRKLNSIEEIADAARELMKKGAENVMVTLGGAGALLITPERVYRGTFPKVEIKNTVGSGDSTVGGFAYALSQGKDLAECFRLGIACGTTNAMLDSTGTIDMDILNNILPKIEIK
- a CDS encoding helix-turn-helix domain-containing protein is translated as MIKFKISYFNGDFIYSFPKINRVEIFSYELFKLIVIAGILYFLCYLLKLFIIEPVRSLATKIGYSGKNIKQEVKFIEQKIEEITLENKNLEYTISDMKVYQNRKKIKDFLLGLNNLESIQDIISNIPVLNLKNYRVLILEILDVEVTDNIYDKIKISKEFVSKYFEEEVIYEIVDIDYKSIAIILEDKLSEEELEEVMICLANHCERNFKLTFSIAITKEYAKLNEMPRAYKEAKKILDYKFVFKQKRVIFLKDLDETQTKKYYYPIEIEAKLITKTLNANEIGIKRILDEIFDESNTADIDKKHLKEFSGLLYNSLGRILIQLKEMNSDIDPKIFSSEEILRANDLKELREKFEEKILDVCKIAKEKDEDDNSDIKNKIEKYLEDNYHIDISLDNLADYLGHSFKYTSILFKKVMGDNFKNYLNIYRIEKAKEIMAENKDIKIKDLAERIGYNSSNTFIRIFRKYEGVSPGKYFGLNE